The DNA sequence ttttttccgaaGCCACAAATTGATCTGACTTGGATTGGGCATTTGCAGCCTCTGTAGCTGTAAGAAGGGCCAAAAATTCAGCTTCAAAATTCCCATAAGAAATTCCTATCATATGCTTAATGTCCATTGCTCTCTGAACAACCCAGTCAGACACATTGGGATGAATAGAGAAAATTGGAGTTGGTTCGACCTCCCCCTCCCTGTTGTCAGAAAACAAGACCATGGTACCAGCATCATCTACCAATTTCAAACCTGAAGAACCAGCCAACTCCACTAAAGAATCAGGCATAGGGACAGGGGGTACCGGTTCCTGAGCCACCACACAAGGTGGAGGCCCATCCAAGAGCACCCAAAGTTCCAACAAACTCTGCACAGGGCAGTTGACAACCTTGGGAGTTGCCGAAACTTGGGATAGCAACTCTGTGGTTGCCGTCTCCCCCACAGAGTCCACAGAGGGTACCGGCGGCGTTATCTGTGCCACCACAAAGGGTGCTGGCCCATCTGAGAACTCCTCGAGTTCAACCGAAGGTTGCGCAGGGCCAAACGCGACCTCGGGGGAAGGCTCATCTTGGGAAGTCGAAACTGAGGGTTCCATCGCATGATTCTCCGGCGTCAGGGAGATCGAAAAATTCTGCTTCTCGGACGATTCCGGCGAAGGAACGACTCTGAACAGCTTCGGCGAGTTATTTTCCTCCTCCTCCGACACTAACTCCGTCGCCCCAGAACTTTCCGACAGACCCACTACCACCTCCGACGAGATCTCCACCCTCGCCGTCGACCCCTGACCCGCCGCCGATAGAGAAACTTTGGAGGGGGCGTCGCTGCAAGGAACCCTGCGTCTCCATGCCATCGACGGACCCTGATCCTGAGAACAGGCCTGACCCGAAACGAAGGGCCGAAAGGCCACTGGGCCGCTGGTCTCATGAGGCCCAACAGAAGGCCTCTGGGTCTCAGGGATGCAGGCCCGCGAAGGAGACCCACCAGAAATCTTTTGGGCTGCTTTATGGGAGGCCTGCAATTGTGGCCCAACAGAAACCACTCCTTTGCCCTTAGGCCCAGCAAAGTGAAACGGCCCATAAGAGGGGCCTTCTCCCTGGCCTTTTGCAGAAACCCACTCCCTTTGTAGTGTCTCCTCAACACTGCGTTTTATCaattccatattaagaagtaAACCCCCCACTTGCACCTCCATTTCAGCCATGGCCTGCTGCAGCGTTGACAAACTCGACCCCGACAAGTACCTGCCCACAGACACCTCCTCACTGTGCCACACCTTCTCCAGACTTGACCCCACTGCATATTTTGGAGCTCGAGACAAAGCCTCTTTGTACGAAGAGCACACGTGATGTCCCTGCGAAGGAGGAGGAAGCGGCATCCATCCTCTGTTTTTGCTTCCCAGGACAGAGGATGTTGCAGAGACCTCCTTCAGCAACCCTCCAAGGTTCCTCCAACCAGTCCCTTCCCTCCCTTCCGGGATCACTAAGTAACCACGCCGTTTCTCTTGGCCAAACTCCGACACAGAGAAAAATCTCCCGTGGGAGTTCTGTTGCCTCTGCAAAACCAACACTTGGGAGCCATTTCTACGTGTTCTAATGAACTCAGAGAAGCCCACACAAGCTAACCCTTCCTCCACCATGGCAGCCAACCATCTCAAAGAGTCTTGATCAATGGAGATGTGATTCACAGCGCGACAACTGCTCTCagtgattctccaccaccttgAGTTCAACTTTTTGAATTCGAAACACTTCTGATCAATAACAACATTCCTACACGACCCCATCAAAAACTATCCAAtgatccaaaaaataaaaaatgttatttcaACCTCTAACTATAAACCATTAGGAGTTAATCGACCTTACTGCTGAAACTATATAAAAGAACAAATTTGCCAAGTACCACCTAAGATTCATCATGATCTTGCTCATCGAAAAGAATGATAAGAGAAAGCAAGACCCATAAACAATTACAAACCTGTCAAGTACTTGCCAACGATCGCCGATCTTGGCATCCACATCATCAATTTCCTTTTCAAGATTTTGGAGCATGGCATCAACCTGAAGTATTCAAACAAGAGACACGCGTTGGTATCATGTTGCACCTACCAATAATGCTCATGCTAGGTACAGACaaacaagataaaaaatcaaactcagGATTGAAAATTCTTACCCTGTCTATGAGTGCTGATGAAACCTCATTACCTTCAGTCACTTCAGCAGCATTTTCACTTTCCTCTCGGGCAGCTCTATATGCCTTCAAAGCACCTTTTTCACCACCGGTACCCTCTTTTTCTACCATGCTATTATAAAGTTCTATCTGGAAGCATCAAGGCAATCACAGTgagcaaaaacataaataaCTATTCTCTCATACATGATCATCAGCAAACACTGATATAAAGCCAAAAATACATAATAGGATTGCCTAATTAGGAACATCAGCTGATAAATCATTCTGGTTGTCAGTAACAGAAAAGACCAAATAATCCTATCTGTAACAACTTCTTATGCACCCTTGGAACAAACCAAAGAAGAACATAATATTACTTAGAAGCACATATAAAGTGGCTCTTTTTTATGAGCATATAAATCAATTAGGAAGATAGTTACAAATCTTACAAGAAAACATAGTATACAGAATAAAGAAAGGATTGAACAGCATTAAACAAAAAGACTAAAATCAAGAGATATGAAAGTATGGGTGTTTCCTGTGGATGAAATAAGCTTTTCTCATACTGGTTTATTCTCCTCTACGCAATTCATCTGATGATTTTACTTGCAGTCTTATGCTACTCAGAAAAATCCTTAATAATGACCAGGAATCAAGGAATCAAGCGTCGAAGCCGGCATACAATACAAGTGCTGAAAAGTGTTTACCAAATCTTGATCAAGATTCACAATCAAAGTATATAAAGGGGAACAAAGGACTACCTCCTTATTTACAAGTCTCAGAAACTCTTCACGTTCTCTACTAACTGACTGCAGAAAAAGAATTTACACTTTAGACAAGAGTACAAGAAgttgttaagaaaataaaactagcCAAAACTATCTTAATAATTCAAAGCTTTTAATGAAATATCTGGTCCTTACAGATGCAGAAGCTAAAACAGCCAATGCACGACTAAGTTCACAAAGGTATTCTTGTTTTTCAAGTGCTCTTTCTCTGGCTTGTTCTTGTGCTTCTCTAGCTATAGGGTTGATCGTCTCTTTCAGCGCCAGATCCCCTTGACTGGCTTTAGATTCCTTCATTCTGGCTtgctcttcttcctctttctcttcctcctcctacaatttaatttgaaaaaaaaaattgagtaattaAATATAAGTACTTGAAGCTCAACAAATTGCTTAGGCAGCCAAGAGAATAAAGTCTTGCAATGTACAGGGCAGCCTTTAGATTTAAAGCTTAAACTTCATTTGCTACAAGATTCAGATCCCACGCACAGTACTGACACTTAAATTACTATTTTCTCATTCATTCTTAAGTATCCATTTACTTATTATAACCTTCAAAACcagccaacaaaaaaaaaaaaaaaaaactacctaattttaaaaaatcaaataaaaagagacattttaatcattacagCATTCTCCTCGCGATAGAACTAGTAGTAATAAGCATTTCAATAGTCAAGTTCCCAGAGCAGCAAATTGGCCTGTGAATTAGGTAAGCATGTGTTGAAAAACATTAGTGACTAACAACCTTGATTAGTTCTTCCTGCATCTCAAGGTATTCCAGTTTCCTTCTCCATCCTGACACAGAATCTTCAGATGGCAAAGCTGTAACACCAACAGTATCTGTAACCTCATCTGGCAGAGAAGAAATTGTAGCTTGGAGAGCTTCCTCTAGTCTCAATTTCCCGGACACAACAAACGCCCTACATATACATCAACTGAATAAAGAGGCCATAGAGTCAAACATGCAAAAAGTTGAGTGGGAAGACTCGTGGGGCATTTAAGTACCTGGAAAGGATCAAAAGAGACGATGGCAGAGAATGATTGAGGGACAAATCCAACCAATCACGAAGCTGCATGAGAAGTTCGCAGTTCAAACTACATAATTAATGaaatgacattttattttttttcttttttattttgatttaatgaaaaaaaagtaagaggTACTATCTTCTTTGGATGATTGACAATAAATCTGAGGGATCACGTATAGCTATCACATTAGTTTGCTTTAAGCAACTTAGCCATTTTTTAACATACCAACTCCCCCTTCTTTTCCAAAAACCTTCTTTTCTTTCAGTGCAAAAATTAGATGGTGGGAGGGTGGATGCAGCTTGAATTTTTTCAGTGAGTCAGTTCCATTTGGCACAACAACTTATAGGTGATGCCTGATGGTGCAAACATAATTCACACTCAAGTTTGCGAACCCCATACAATGCTTCAGCCACTTACGTTGAGACggataaaataattacacatgtTTGAAAGGGGAAAAACCTGTTGACGCATTTCTTCCACAGAAAGATCTCCAAGCATGCCTCGCTCCCTACAATCCTCACGAAGTTCAGCTTCTGAAAGGGACTCCACACCCTCCGCTTGAATCAGTCTATCATCAGCCTTAAtcctatagagagagagaaggggaaggAGGGAGGGATTCAATCATTTCactgttgtattttttttttatataagtaaccAATTCACTCTTgtatttagtattttaagtacAATATTTGGCACATAAGGTTGAAGATTCTTGTGATGAGTATCAGTACCAAtcagaatattaatattaagagatcagaatataaatttttacagTTTTACCGATGATTCAGATATCAATCGTGCGAAGACAGAATGAAAACGAGGTAACAACTATGAATATACTCTGGAAAAGGATTTTGAAGGCCTTTCCCCTGGGGGGTAGGGAAATCATGAAAAATACTTAACAATAAtgccaaagaaaaaaatgatgacCATCTCTAAAACATTATCAACACACATTATACGTATATGAGATACCTTTAGCACACAAAGTGACAACTTCACATTGCAAAAActttagaaagtaaaaaatttcGAGTAGAAAAGAGTCTTCGTTGCCAGTGGAAAGTGACCGACTTCAAGTATCTCTATAATTTACAAGAGGTAAAGGGTGAGTTTGTGAACTCCCGATCAATGACATTAGCCACTCTCTAAGTAATCTGACGTCAAaatcaaccaaacaaaataGTATCTCACACATGCTCAGAACCGTTTATTCCATTGACTTGCATCAAAAGTCACCATGTAAAATTCCAAACCACTTAAAAGCTGACCACGAAACAACTGAGAACCTACTATATAACTTTCAGATAGGCAGCACAATACTCCTACACTCGTGTTTCATAAAGAAATGATGAAATCAttgcaaaagtaaaaaataaaaaattgctaATGATGTCAAAGCATGTGTCTCACCGGTGGAGTCTTTTCCGGAGCATGTAACGTAAGTGTGCATCCGTAAAactaaatttgaataattttgtgTCGATTCCCATGTATTTGCACATACTAAGTAACCGAGGCCTGATAGCAGCAAAAGAGGCATAAGCAGAGAAATTATGATTGCAATCCAGGTGGCAGCCTAATGTTATTTGATATCACTGAAAAAGTGGGGAAGAAAAATTCTTCATGTATCCCAGCAATCATGATGACAACCTGCTGATATTATCTAGAGTAAGTTCATCATTAAACAACTTAGCGAAGCCCAAAATTTCTTCGTTAGAAACAAGGGTGCCCCTTCTAACCTGCATATGAATAAAAGGCATATAtgttaaataaagaaagaaatgaggaaaaCCATGGAGGACCATGAAACTGAAATCCTAACCCTGTTCAAAAACTCATCAAGATCTTCTGCTGTTTTTCTAATTTCTCCACTCCGTGAGTTCTGAACTTCCTTTGCCATTTCTTTTGCAGTGTCCTGAAGGAACTTGGCGTATTCCATTCTTGCATTTAGCCTCCTTTTCAATGCTTCCTACATATTGAGCCATTGAGGTTAAGCCAAGAATTCAGCTTTGAGGATATATCAcaagaacctttttttttatgagtaaaagaAGAACTTAAGAGAGGATATATTGCAAGAAACTGACTGCACAAACAGAGAAACAGactacttgtaaaaaaaaaaaaaaaccaaacagactgcatgagagagagagattgtcacttcttttttatgagtaaaaaattattaataggcgtaaccaagtacactgggtgtatacaagagaaaactcCTAGCTAGGAAGcagaaatagatacaaggaaCCATTAAGCCCAGGACAGAAAAATGATCCAAACAACACCAAGTCCCACTGTTATGggaaatacatttttttcttccttcccaCAAGCAATGGCTCAAAATTATGGTCAGCAATGTAATACCCATCATTCATCTAGAGGCTTTATATTATGCAGCAATCATGGTCAGGACTGTTATACTCATCATTTAAAGGCTGACTTTCTAACTTTATTCCATGATTAGTTGCTCAATTCTGCTGCAATGGGGtcatagttataaaaaaaattatagcatATCCATCTTTCCACTAAAAATCACCACAAGACCTTTACCAGAGTTAGCGAAGGCTCCTGTCTAAAAGCAACATCTCCCAGAGCGAAAGGTTTAATCTAGAAGGGTACATCCTCCAGGTACTAAGGTGTTGATGACCTGGGAATGAAAATGTTCTACTTCATAACCAAACCCAACCATTACTTTAGTTCCAGAAGAGACATTCCAGACAGGAACATCATGACAACAGCAAGAAAAAAATAGGGGTGAAATTTATAGCATCATTCaaattattaagtgaaaaagaagatagaatTCTAGCAACACCCATTGCAACCAGTACCTGCTCCTTCATCTTATCTTGAAAAGTTGATGGCAACATGTTGGGAAATAATTTCAGAAATACTGGCAATAGAAGTTCCATGAATGGAACAATGATAAAAACTGCAAAAGGAACTAGCCTAAAAATATCTGCTGTGGTTCGTGTTAGTTGTTGTCTCTCCCTTCTAGAGAGATTCTTTCCACCAGCAAGTTTTAACAGCAATCTTGAACTGATCCTCATGTCAACCCAGAGTAGCTTAGTACCCAACCAATAATGTTGCAATGTTGATATAAATTCATCTTTCCAGTAAACAAGTTTCTTGGCCCAGTCTGCCCTGCAGGAAGTATTAGCAAACCAAACAAGCATAACATGTAAGATTCTGTTATGTTTTTCCTCGGAATATAAATCCATCATTTGGAGGAGTATAACCTGCTCATAGAAGATACAGCTCGCAAAGCAGGACCAATCCCCAAAAATGTGGCCCAGACTCTATGCAAACCTGATTTAGCGACCCTCTGAGGCTCTTGCAACCGTTTGGCCTTCGCTTTGGCTTTTGCACTACTCAAACCTTCGACAGCTTGATCACATTCCTCTGGAGATGCTTCCTTTCTGTTTTtagccaccatttcttcattttcctcaTCATCACTGCCCCTTTCAGGCTGTTTGGCTGTAGCTGTTGAAGCATTTCGAATTGACTGTGGCATCAATCCCATGTCCATTAGAGAAACGTATTCAGACCTTCCATTCCCAAAACCTGAAATTGTATTTCTATAACAGCTATGCCTAAGTTTTCCAAGAACCGACAAGCTTAATAATCCCTCTCTTGCCAACGAAACTTTATCCCTATCCTTCACACAGCTAAAATAAGTAGCGGGGTCACCAGACCAAGAACTCCGTGAATCGAAATTATGCATAGTATGCCTGTGACTGATACATGGGAAACTTTGAATTGAGCAAGTGGAGGCATTCACATAATCAGAAATGAACCTCTTCCTTCTCAATATTGCTCTGGAAGCCATTATCCAACTCCTCTATCTTCACCAACAGAAACTCATTCACACTTCTCAATAAACCACCAAGGTAAGCAGCTATATAGTCACGttcacaaaattacaaatcaagaCCACgatataaaaacaaaaggcaaaCAGAATGACATTAACACAGCGTCTTCATAAGAAAAAATCAACGCGCTGCAATAAAACCTCATATAACATATTTCTTCATCAGATTGaatcaagtaaaaaaaactatataagaTCACTGACAAGAATACCAGGTTTAAGATCATCAATCTGTTTGCTATGACACATAGAAAATGACATTTGTTATGCGAATTATTACGGGCTCATTTGTACACTTTATGCATTCTAAAATTTTTGTAGTTACAAACAGAacgagaatatatatatatgtatattgataAAACCGTATTGACACAAGGAGGAGAAGTAAAAGAAAGATTACGTCTAGTATTTATTTTGATAGGTAAGAAACAATGAAAGTTACAAATGTGGACGAGCAACAATCGAATCGCGAATATAAAGAGATACGACTGAAAGGATATCTTGGCCATTGATTTTTTGCTTTACCTCAATGTTCTTCTCAACCCAGGAGACACAGAACTGTCTCCCTTTTTCTCTTACCCCAAACAGAGGCTTTGATTTGAAAACAACAAAATCCCAAATATGAGCGATTATCAGACGAGTTTAAGTAATACCAAACGCCCAAAGGAAAACCTAGCCCTTACATTTCAATCGGCTGTAGAGAAGATCGGAAGCGCAAAAATGCAAttcattatgaaaaataaatattaaaatatgaaacGGTAA is a window from the Juglans regia cultivar Chandler chromosome 7, Walnut 2.0, whole genome shotgun sequence genome containing:
- the LOC109013648 gene encoding mitochondrial proton/calcium exchanger protein, whose product is MASRAILRRKRFISDYVNASTCSIQSFPCISHRHTMHNFDSRSSWSGDPATYFSCVKDRDKVSLAREGLLSLSVLGKLRHSCYRNTISGFGNGRSEYVSLMDMGLMPQSIRNASTATAKQPERGSDDEENEEMVAKNRKEASPEECDQAVEGLSSAKAKAKAKRLQEPQRVAKSGLHRVWATFLGIGPALRAVSSMSRADWAKKLVYWKDEFISTLQHYWLGTKLLWVDMRISSRLLLKLAGGKNLSRRERQQLTRTTADIFRLVPFAVFIIVPFMELLLPVFLKLFPNMLPSTFQDKMKEQEALKRRLNARMEYAKFLQDTAKEMAKEVQNSRSGEIRKTAEDLDEFLNRVRRGTLVSNEEILGFAKLFNDELTLDNISRPRLLSMCKYMGIDTKLFKFSFTDAHLRYMLRKRLHRIKADDRLIQAEGVESLSEAELREDCRERGMLGDLSVEEMRQQLRDWLDLSLNHSLPSSLLILSRAFVVSGKLRLEEALQATISSLPDEVTDTVGVTALPSEDSVSGWRRKLEYLEMQEELIKEEEEKEEEEQARMKESKASQGDLALKETINPIAREAQEQARERALEKQEYLCELSRALAVLASASSVSREREEFLRLVNKEIELYNSMVEKEGTGGEKGALKAYRAAREESENAAEVTEGNEVSSALIDRVDAMLQNLEKEIDDVDAKIGDRWQVLDRDYDGKVTPEEVASAAMYLKDTLGKDGVQELISNLSKDIDGKILVEDIVKLGSRAEDANTGEDGRV